One region of Bombus affinis isolate iyBomAffi1 chromosome 5, iyBomAffi1.2, whole genome shotgun sequence genomic DNA includes:
- the LOC126916300 gene encoding SUZ domain-containing protein 1 isoform X3 produces MLSITEKAETFHSTQYVNFKTSHNTSTRMIMLGEDGMRSQYVPPKPTVKILKRPTRDSQGSGDGPLVNGDKPKQPIKSLKQREQEYAEARKRILGEEKSPEEKLMQEINKIQPKPITPSSSGLPSNVLRMPIGPDGTRGFNVRR; encoded by the exons ATGCTATCTATAACGGAAAAAGCGGAAACTTTCCACTCAACCCAATATGTAAA CTTCAAAACCAGTCACAATACGAGTACCAGGATGATAATGTTAGGGGAAGATGGTATGCGATCTCAATATGTACCTCCAAAGCCAActgtaaaaatattgaaaagaccTACAAGAGATTCACAAGGTAGTGGTGATGGACCATTAGTGAATGGGGATAAACCAAAACAACCTATTAAATCTTTAAAACAg agGGAACAAGAATACGCGGAAGCAAGAAAAAGAATTTTAGGCGAAGAGAAAAGCCCAGAGGAAAAATTAAtgcaagaaataaataaaattcaaccAAAACCAATAACTCCAAGCAGCAGTGGGCTACCAAGTAATGTTCTTCGTATGCCTATTGGACCAGATGGAACACGGGGATTTAATGTACGCAGGTAG
- the LOC126916864 gene encoding late secretory pathway protein AVL9 homolog isoform X3, translating to MALITHAYFEEGDFSKVSLLEDTYHHLNSCMSCESQIPPQIFVGLSARDFILQFRHKVLLLFKLLLLEKKIVFYQSPVQPLCATILTLLSLYPGMIEHGLQQAACVRPSRPMSPIPTFDEEEISINSIDNNISSTNCVKESISDRMAVHINGNSDRNSLCINDNKDIETMEGKCMDEFKNITVQKNNNENENLNMKVIEVESAQECTKSYAEENNSIYSSKPNDNIHRVQSIHTITLSTTDTDNTLPRDTSNDALSDARLTNNITQIAHINPELCGLPLNIFTKGYLCLPYLSLPYLDLLADINVRGYIVGATNVLFKQKKQLIDVLVEVENTRIETSDPELRRQLHLTTEDLRFADYIVRHVAEPRKDIFLDGVGWEGGDEWIRTQFRVYLLSMLRTSMQQDTRQSDHYNSAFIAAWRSTNNYKIWSNSNKPEINNIEPGHPFAGQLSVQDMKLRLSHTMQNTESGRKLNQAMASTGRAVATTGKAVGGALSQAKGAFSNWWSTLTTVQPVEEGKAADNQTSTMHQTLSNITNKTAVENEEINVSTSNTNFGMVAD from the exons ATGGCATTGATAACACATGCATATTTTGAAGAAGGTGACTTTAGTAAAGTATCATTATTGGAAGATACTTATCATCACCTTAATTCTTGTATGAGTTGTGAGAGTCAAATACCACCACAAATCTTTGTTG gatTATCTGCAAGAGATTTTATATTGCAGTTTCGCCATAAAGTTCTTTTATTGTTTAAACTACTTCTActagaaaaaaaaatagttttTTATCAATCACCAGTTCAACCATTATGCGCTACAATATTAACATTACTCTCATTGTATCCTGGCATGATAGAACACGGTTTACAACAAGCTGCATGTGTCAG ACCATCTAGACCCATGTCTCCTATTCCTACATTTGATGAGGAAGAAATATCAATAAATAGCATTGATAACAATATATCTTCTACAAATTGTGTCAAAGAAAGCATATCTGATAGAATGGCAGTGCATATTAACGGTAATTCAGATAGGAATTCATTATGCATAAACGATAATAAAGATATTGAAACTATGGAAGGTAAATGTATGgatgaatttaaaaatataacagtacaaaaaaataataatgaaaatgaaaatttaaatatgaaaGTTATTGAAGTTGAATCAGCACAAGAATGTACCAAATCTTATGCGGAagaaaataattctatatattcttcAAAGCCAAATGACAATATACACAGGGTACAGAGTATACATACAATTACATTAAGTACAACAGACACTGATAATACACTGCCACGTGATACAAGTAACGATGCACTTTCGGACGCACGTTTGACAAATAATATTACTCAAATTGCTCATATAAATCCGGAACTGTGTGGTTTACCCTTAAACATATTTACAAAG GGTTACCTATGTTTGCCATACCTGTCTTTACCATATTTAGATCTTTTGGCAGATATTAATGTTAGAGGATATATAGTGGGTGCAACAAatgttttatttaaacaaaaaaaaCAACTTATTGATGTATTAGTAGAG GTTGAAAATACGAGGATAGAAACAAGCGATCCAGAATTAAGGAGGCAATTACATCTTACAACTGAGGATTTGAGATTTGCGGATTACATAGTCAGACATGTAGCAGAGCCACGCAAAGATATATTTTTGGATGGTGTAGGATGGGAAGGTGGAGACGAATGGATTAGAACTCAATTTCGAGTTTACTTGTTGAGCATGTTGAGAACATCTATGCAGCAAGATACTCGTCAGTCTGATCATTACAATTCTGCATTTATAGCTGCTTGGCGCTCGACGAATAACTATAAGATATGGAGTAATTCTAATAAGCcagaaattaataatatagaacCAGGTCATCCATTTGCAGGACAATTATCAGTGCAAGATATGAAATTACGATTATCACA TACAATGCAAAATACAGAAAGTGGTAGAAAATTAAACCAAGCAATGGCATCAACTGGAAGAGCGGTTGCAACAACTGGGAAAGCAGTAG GTGGTGCACTGTCACAAGCTAAAGGAGCTTTCTCTAACTGGTGGAGTACATTAACGACAGTTCAACCAGTAGAGGAAGGAAAGGCTGCTGACAATCAAACCTCAACTATGCATCAAACACTTTCAAATATAACTAATAAAACTGCTGTTGAAAACGAAGAAATTAATGTATCTACTAGTAATACAAATTTCGGGATGGTTGCGGATTAA
- the LOC126916864 gene encoding late secretory pathway protein AVL9 homolog isoform X1, which produces MAESVGPILHVIVVGFHHKKGCQVEYSFPPLVPGAPNECPLGWKYLPTLALPDGSHNYDEDTVYFHLPSLNNPKRTIYGISCFRQIPVEKLKNRTSDITRGTVQKSVCVLSTLPLYGHIQVKMALITHAYFEEGDFSKVSLLEDTYHHLNSCMSCESQIPPQIFVGLSARDFILQFRHKVLLLFKLLLLEKKIVFYQSPVQPLCATILTLLSLYPGMIEHGLQQAACVRPSRPMSPIPTFDEEEISINSIDNNISSTNCVKESISDRMAVHINGNSDRNSLCINDNKDIETMEGKCMDEFKNITVQKNNNENENLNMKVIEVESAQECTKSYAEENNSIYSSKPNDNIHRVQSIHTITLSTTDTDNTLPRDTSNDALSDARLTNNITQIAHINPELCGLPLNIFTKGYLCLPYLSLPYLDLLADINVRGYIVGATNVLFKQKKQLIDVLVEVENTRIETSDPELRRQLHLTTEDLRFADYIVRHVAEPRKDIFLDGVGWEGGDEWIRTQFRVYLLSMLRTSMQQDTRQSDHYNSAFIAAWRSTNNYKIWSNSNKPEINNIEPGHPFAGQLSVQDMKLRLSHTMQNTESGRKLNQAMASTGRAVATTGKAVGGALSQAKGAFSNWWSTLTTVQPVEEGKAADNQTSTMHQTLSNITNKTAVENEEINVSTSNTNFGMVAD; this is translated from the exons ATGGCAGAATCAGTTGGACCAATACTTCATGTAATTGTCGTTGGATTTCATCATAAAAAAGGATGTCAA GTAGAGTATTCATTTCCTCCTTTGGTGCCTGGAGCTCCGAATGAATGTCCATTAGGTTGGAAATATTTACCAACCCTTGCTTTACCAGATGGATCTCATAATTATGACGAAGATACAGTTTACTTTCATTTACCTAGTTTGAATAATCCAAAAcgtacaatatatggtatttcaTGTTTTAGACAAATTCCTGTTGAG aaattaaaaaatcgtaCATCTGATATAACAAGAGGTACAGTTCAAAAATCTGTGTGCGTATTAAGCACTTTACCATTATATGGTCATATTCAAGTAAAAATGGCATTGATAACACATGCATATTTTGAAGAAGGTGACTTTAGTAAAGTATCATTATTGGAAGATACTTATCATCACCTTAATTCTTGTATGAGTTGTGAGAGTCAAATACCACCACAAATCTTTGTTG gatTATCTGCAAGAGATTTTATATTGCAGTTTCGCCATAAAGTTCTTTTATTGTTTAAACTACTTCTActagaaaaaaaaatagttttTTATCAATCACCAGTTCAACCATTATGCGCTACAATATTAACATTACTCTCATTGTATCCTGGCATGATAGAACACGGTTTACAACAAGCTGCATGTGTCAG ACCATCTAGACCCATGTCTCCTATTCCTACATTTGATGAGGAAGAAATATCAATAAATAGCATTGATAACAATATATCTTCTACAAATTGTGTCAAAGAAAGCATATCTGATAGAATGGCAGTGCATATTAACGGTAATTCAGATAGGAATTCATTATGCATAAACGATAATAAAGATATTGAAACTATGGAAGGTAAATGTATGgatgaatttaaaaatataacagtacaaaaaaataataatgaaaatgaaaatttaaatatgaaaGTTATTGAAGTTGAATCAGCACAAGAATGTACCAAATCTTATGCGGAagaaaataattctatatattcttcAAAGCCAAATGACAATATACACAGGGTACAGAGTATACATACAATTACATTAAGTACAACAGACACTGATAATACACTGCCACGTGATACAAGTAACGATGCACTTTCGGACGCACGTTTGACAAATAATATTACTCAAATTGCTCATATAAATCCGGAACTGTGTGGTTTACCCTTAAACATATTTACAAAG GGTTACCTATGTTTGCCATACCTGTCTTTACCATATTTAGATCTTTTGGCAGATATTAATGTTAGAGGATATATAGTGGGTGCAACAAatgttttatttaaacaaaaaaaaCAACTTATTGATGTATTAGTAGAG GTTGAAAATACGAGGATAGAAACAAGCGATCCAGAATTAAGGAGGCAATTACATCTTACAACTGAGGATTTGAGATTTGCGGATTACATAGTCAGACATGTAGCAGAGCCACGCAAAGATATATTTTTGGATGGTGTAGGATGGGAAGGTGGAGACGAATGGATTAGAACTCAATTTCGAGTTTACTTGTTGAGCATGTTGAGAACATCTATGCAGCAAGATACTCGTCAGTCTGATCATTACAATTCTGCATTTATAGCTGCTTGGCGCTCGACGAATAACTATAAGATATGGAGTAATTCTAATAAGCcagaaattaataatatagaacCAGGTCATCCATTTGCAGGACAATTATCAGTGCAAGATATGAAATTACGATTATCACA TACAATGCAAAATACAGAAAGTGGTAGAAAATTAAACCAAGCAATGGCATCAACTGGAAGAGCGGTTGCAACAACTGGGAAAGCAGTAG GTGGTGCACTGTCACAAGCTAAAGGAGCTTTCTCTAACTGGTGGAGTACATTAACGACAGTTCAACCAGTAGAGGAAGGAAAGGCTGCTGACAATCAAACCTCAACTATGCATCAAACACTTTCAAATATAACTAATAAAACTGCTGTTGAAAACGAAGAAATTAATGTATCTACTAGTAATACAAATTTCGGGATGGTTGCGGATTAA
- the LOC126916300 gene encoding SUZ domain-containing protein 1 isoform X2, with protein sequence MHKFVLDKKLDALQLNAVEALDEIESSSFKTSHNTSTRMIMLGEDGMRSQYVPPKPTVKILKRPTRDSQGSGDGPLVNGDKPKQPIKSLKQREQEYAEARKRILGEEKSPEEKLMQEINKIQPKPITPSSSGLPSNVLRMPIGPDGTRGFNVRR encoded by the exons ATGCATAAGTTT GTGCTTGATAAAAAATTAGATGCCCTTCAGTTGAATGCAGTAGAAGCATTAGACGAAATAGAATCTTCTAG CTTCAAAACCAGTCACAATACGAGTACCAGGATGATAATGTTAGGGGAAGATGGTATGCGATCTCAATATGTACCTCCAAAGCCAActgtaaaaatattgaaaagaccTACAAGAGATTCACAAGGTAGTGGTGATGGACCATTAGTGAATGGGGATAAACCAAAACAACCTATTAAATCTTTAAAACAg agGGAACAAGAATACGCGGAAGCAAGAAAAAGAATTTTAGGCGAAGAGAAAAGCCCAGAGGAAAAATTAAtgcaagaaataaataaaattcaaccAAAACCAATAACTCCAAGCAGCAGTGGGCTACCAAGTAATGTTCTTCGTATGCCTATTGGACCAGATGGAACACGGGGATTTAATGTACGCAGGTAG
- the LOC126916864 gene encoding late secretory pathway protein AVL9 homolog isoform X2 encodes MAESVGPILHVIVVGFHHKKGCQVEYSFPPLVPGAPNECPLGWKYLPTLALPDGSHNYDEDTVYFHLPSLNNPKRTIYGISCFRQIPVEKLKNRTSDITRGTVQKSVCVLSTLPLYGHIQVKMALITHAYFEEGDFSKVSLLEDTYHHLNSCMSCESQIPPQIFVGLSARDFILQFRHKVLLLFKLLLLEKKIVFYQSPVQPLCATILTLLSLYPGMIEHGLQQAACVRPSRPMSPIPTFDEEEISINSIDNNISSTNCVKESISDRMAVHINGNSDRNSLCINDNKDIETMEGKCMDEFKNITVQKNNNENENLNMKVIEVESAQECTKSYAEENNSIYSSKPNDNIHRVQSIHTITLSTTDTDNTLPRDTSNDALSDARLTNNITQIAHINPELCGLPLNIFTKGYLCLPYLSLPYLDLLADINVRGYIVGATNVLFKQKKQLIDVLVEVENTRIETSDPELRRQLHLTTEDLRFADYIVRHVAEPRKDIFLDGVGWEGGDEWIRTQFRVYLLSMLRTSMQQDTRQSDHYNSAFIAAWRSTNNYKIWSNSNKPEINNIEPGHPFAGQLSVQDMKLRLSHTMQNTESGRKLNQAMASTGRAVATTGKAVEVARSY; translated from the exons ATGGCAGAATCAGTTGGACCAATACTTCATGTAATTGTCGTTGGATTTCATCATAAAAAAGGATGTCAA GTAGAGTATTCATTTCCTCCTTTGGTGCCTGGAGCTCCGAATGAATGTCCATTAGGTTGGAAATATTTACCAACCCTTGCTTTACCAGATGGATCTCATAATTATGACGAAGATACAGTTTACTTTCATTTACCTAGTTTGAATAATCCAAAAcgtacaatatatggtatttcaTGTTTTAGACAAATTCCTGTTGAG aaattaaaaaatcgtaCATCTGATATAACAAGAGGTACAGTTCAAAAATCTGTGTGCGTATTAAGCACTTTACCATTATATGGTCATATTCAAGTAAAAATGGCATTGATAACACATGCATATTTTGAAGAAGGTGACTTTAGTAAAGTATCATTATTGGAAGATACTTATCATCACCTTAATTCTTGTATGAGTTGTGAGAGTCAAATACCACCACAAATCTTTGTTG gatTATCTGCAAGAGATTTTATATTGCAGTTTCGCCATAAAGTTCTTTTATTGTTTAAACTACTTCTActagaaaaaaaaatagttttTTATCAATCACCAGTTCAACCATTATGCGCTACAATATTAACATTACTCTCATTGTATCCTGGCATGATAGAACACGGTTTACAACAAGCTGCATGTGTCAG ACCATCTAGACCCATGTCTCCTATTCCTACATTTGATGAGGAAGAAATATCAATAAATAGCATTGATAACAATATATCTTCTACAAATTGTGTCAAAGAAAGCATATCTGATAGAATGGCAGTGCATATTAACGGTAATTCAGATAGGAATTCATTATGCATAAACGATAATAAAGATATTGAAACTATGGAAGGTAAATGTATGgatgaatttaaaaatataacagtacaaaaaaataataatgaaaatgaaaatttaaatatgaaaGTTATTGAAGTTGAATCAGCACAAGAATGTACCAAATCTTATGCGGAagaaaataattctatatattcttcAAAGCCAAATGACAATATACACAGGGTACAGAGTATACATACAATTACATTAAGTACAACAGACACTGATAATACACTGCCACGTGATACAAGTAACGATGCACTTTCGGACGCACGTTTGACAAATAATATTACTCAAATTGCTCATATAAATCCGGAACTGTGTGGTTTACCCTTAAACATATTTACAAAG GGTTACCTATGTTTGCCATACCTGTCTTTACCATATTTAGATCTTTTGGCAGATATTAATGTTAGAGGATATATAGTGGGTGCAACAAatgttttatttaaacaaaaaaaaCAACTTATTGATGTATTAGTAGAG GTTGAAAATACGAGGATAGAAACAAGCGATCCAGAATTAAGGAGGCAATTACATCTTACAACTGAGGATTTGAGATTTGCGGATTACATAGTCAGACATGTAGCAGAGCCACGCAAAGATATATTTTTGGATGGTGTAGGATGGGAAGGTGGAGACGAATGGATTAGAACTCAATTTCGAGTTTACTTGTTGAGCATGTTGAGAACATCTATGCAGCAAGATACTCGTCAGTCTGATCATTACAATTCTGCATTTATAGCTGCTTGGCGCTCGACGAATAACTATAAGATATGGAGTAATTCTAATAAGCcagaaattaataatatagaacCAGGTCATCCATTTGCAGGACAATTATCAGTGCAAGATATGAAATTACGATTATCACA TACAATGCAAAATACAGAAAGTGGTAGAAAATTAAACCAAGCAATGGCATCAACTGGAAGAGCGGTTGCAACAACTGGGAAAGCAGTAG AAGTTGCAAGAAGTTATTGA
- the LOC126916300 gene encoding SUZ domain-containing protein 1 isoform X1 has translation MSAMDDILESWEEIEESEVLDKKLDALQLNAVEALDEIESSSFKTSHNTSTRMIMLGEDGMRSQYVPPKPTVKILKRPTRDSQGSGDGPLVNGDKPKQPIKSLKQREQEYAEARKRILGEEKSPEEKLMQEINKIQPKPITPSSSGLPSNVLRMPIGPDGTRGFNVRR, from the exons ATGTCAGCGATGGATGACATTCTTGAAAGTTGGGAAGAAATTGAAGAATCAGAG GTGCTTGATAAAAAATTAGATGCCCTTCAGTTGAATGCAGTAGAAGCATTAGACGAAATAGAATCTTCTAG CTTCAAAACCAGTCACAATACGAGTACCAGGATGATAATGTTAGGGGAAGATGGTATGCGATCTCAATATGTACCTCCAAAGCCAActgtaaaaatattgaaaagaccTACAAGAGATTCACAAGGTAGTGGTGATGGACCATTAGTGAATGGGGATAAACCAAAACAACCTATTAAATCTTTAAAACAg agGGAACAAGAATACGCGGAAGCAAGAAAAAGAATTTTAGGCGAAGAGAAAAGCCCAGAGGAAAAATTAAtgcaagaaataaataaaattcaaccAAAACCAATAACTCCAAGCAGCAGTGGGCTACCAAGTAATGTTCTTCGTATGCCTATTGGACCAGATGGAACACGGGGATTTAATGTACGCAGGTAG
- the LOC126916299 gene encoding 39S ribosomal protein L30, mitochondrial, with amino-acid sequence MASRLNILLTFVRGYRQYSKAWLKDAVTYEKIKYFPVTKDHVDPPITPSKILMVHRVKPWKGNPYWEKNILKNLGFEEKKKDPVFVKNTPEMCAMLWRVKHLVQIIPLKLPKDLPNTVDDLTEYYVHENGTVYNTGKLDPVRYQATMEAKNSIKKMNHYTIREQLRLKWIKGILI; translated from the exons atGGCAAGTCGTTTAAACATTTTATTAACATTTGTACGTGGTTATCGACAGTATTCAAAAGCATGGCTTAAAGATGCTGTCACATAtgagaaaattaaatattttccagt TACAAAAGATCATGTAGATCCTCCAATTACACCATCAAAAATTTTGATGGTTCACAGAGTAAAACCTTGGAAGGGCAATCCTTATTGGGAGAAAAATATACTTAAAAATTTAGGATTTGAAgagaaa AAAAAAGATCCAGTATTCGTAAAGAATACGCCAGAAATGTGTGCTATGCTTTGGAGAGTAAAACATCTAGTACAAATTATTCCATTAAAATTACCCAAAGACTTACCAAATACAGTCGATGATTTAACGGAATATTATGTACATGAAAATGGAACAGTTTACAATACTGGAAAACTTGACCCTGTACGTTACCAAGCCACCATGGAAGCTAAGAATTCTATAAAAAAGATGAATCATTATACTATCCGGGAACAGCTAAGGCTAAAATGGATAAAAGGAattcttatataa
- the LOC126916300 gene encoding SUZ domain-containing protein 1 isoform X4 → MTFLKVGKKLKNQSFKTSHNTSTRMIMLGEDGMRSQYVPPKPTVKILKRPTRDSQGSGDGPLVNGDKPKQPIKSLKQREQEYAEARKRILGEEKSPEEKLMQEINKIQPKPITPSSSGLPSNVLRMPIGPDGTRGFNVRR, encoded by the exons ATGACATTCTTGAAAGTTGGGAAGAAATTGAAGAATCAGAG CTTCAAAACCAGTCACAATACGAGTACCAGGATGATAATGTTAGGGGAAGATGGTATGCGATCTCAATATGTACCTCCAAAGCCAActgtaaaaatattgaaaagaccTACAAGAGATTCACAAGGTAGTGGTGATGGACCATTAGTGAATGGGGATAAACCAAAACAACCTATTAAATCTTTAAAACAg agGGAACAAGAATACGCGGAAGCAAGAAAAAGAATTTTAGGCGAAGAGAAAAGCCCAGAGGAAAAATTAAtgcaagaaataaataaaattcaaccAAAACCAATAACTCCAAGCAGCAGTGGGCTACCAAGTAATGTTCTTCGTATGCCTATTGGACCAGATGGAACACGGGGATTTAATGTACGCAGGTAG